Proteins encoded in a region of the Loxodonta africana isolate mLoxAfr1 chromosome 22, mLoxAfr1.hap2, whole genome shotgun sequence genome:
- the LOC111750617 gene encoding histone H2B type 2-K1: MSAELGQQQQQQQSGGQRGRSSGDKKPKKRSRRKENYSVYIYKVLKQVHPDISISSKAMSIMNSFVNDVFERLAGEATRLAQYSGRTTLTSREVQTAARLLLPGELAKHAVSEGTKAVTKYISSK; encoded by the exons ATGAGCGCTGAGCttgggcagcagcagcagcagcagcagtccGGGGGCCAAAGGGGCCGTAGTTCTGGGGATAAGAAGCCCAAAAAGCGTAGCCGGCGCAAAGAAAACTACTCAGTGTATATCTACAAGGTGCTCAAGCAG GTGCACCCCGACATCAGCATCTCTTCGAAGGCCATGAGCATCATGAACTCTTTTGTGAACGATGTGTTTGAGCGGCTGGCTGGAGAGGCCACCCGGCTGGCCCAGTACTCTGGCCGCACCACCCTGACCTCCCGGGAAGTGCAAACGGCTGCGCGCCTGCTTCTGCCCGGGGAACTGGCCAAGCACGCTGTGTCTGAGGGCACCAAGGCTGTCACCAAGTACATCAGCTCCAAGTGA